In Dyadobacter sp. NIV53, a single window of DNA contains:
- a CDS encoding c-type cytochrome has protein sequence MKKLAHLAFIFLTSLTVLKAQESPKEEDFYKIVTPSIPEGIILEVGGLTTLPNGSLAISTRRGEVWVVENPTSRTPYFKKFATGLHEILGLAYKDGALYCAQRGELTKLIDKNGDGKADVYETVYAWPLSGHYHEYSFGPKLAPDGSFFLSGNVAFGDEEWWRGESRVPGRGWIFHITNDGKFEPYATGVRSPAGISMLNGELFYTDNQGDWMGTGGIFQVKKGDFMGHPAGLRWAGLPNSPVKLTEKQFFAERDNRKERDANDRAIKPENTRNEDPQFLYQLKEKYDMVRLPAVWLPYGVHGVSTSELILDNTKGDFGPFTGQVFVGDQGQSNIMRVVLEKVKGEYQGASIGFRSGFQSGVLRMAFDKDGSMFVGETNRGWGSAGDANQGLQRLVWNGKMPFEMYTVKAMPDGFEIEFTMPVDRKSAEDLDSYKVSSYIYKHYPVYGSPPVNSEDLTIKGVKLSEDGKKVRVVVDGLRQYYVHKIQLEGVRSATNSWSLVHADAYYTLNNIPDGEKLKVSELKTTKSGVAKAAVETTVKEHVSPDGKGKTTAAAGKAPTWEEVKPLLAKNTCLACHAADKKVVGPSYLDVAKRKYTNEKIVELIYAPKPENWPDFATPMAPMPQVPKADAVKIAAWINSLGK, from the coding sequence ATGAAAAAACTTGCTCATTTAGCATTCATCTTCCTCACTTCACTGACTGTGCTCAAAGCACAGGAATCACCGAAAGAAGAAGATTTTTATAAAATCGTAACGCCTTCCATTCCGGAAGGAATAATCCTGGAAGTAGGTGGGCTTACTACTCTGCCAAACGGTTCCCTTGCTATTTCTACACGTCGTGGCGAAGTTTGGGTTGTAGAAAATCCGACGAGCCGGACGCCTTATTTCAAAAAATTTGCGACCGGATTACACGAAATTCTGGGCCTTGCTTACAAAGACGGCGCCTTGTATTGTGCACAACGCGGTGAGCTGACCAAACTGATCGATAAAAACGGTGATGGAAAAGCGGATGTTTACGAAACCGTGTACGCATGGCCATTATCAGGACATTATCATGAGTATTCATTCGGGCCTAAACTGGCACCGGACGGCAGTTTCTTTTTGAGTGGTAACGTAGCTTTCGGAGACGAAGAATGGTGGAGAGGCGAAAGCCGTGTTCCCGGCCGTGGCTGGATTTTTCATATTACCAACGATGGCAAGTTTGAGCCTTACGCAACAGGTGTACGCTCTCCGGCAGGTATCAGTATGCTGAACGGTGAGCTTTTTTATACCGACAACCAGGGCGACTGGATGGGAACCGGTGGAATTTTCCAGGTTAAAAAAGGTGATTTCATGGGCCATCCGGCAGGTTTGAGATGGGCTGGATTACCAAACTCACCCGTTAAACTAACTGAAAAACAATTTTTCGCAGAACGTGACAACCGCAAGGAAAGAGATGCAAATGACCGTGCTATTAAACCTGAAAACACACGGAATGAAGACCCGCAATTCCTATATCAGCTGAAAGAAAAGTATGACATGGTAAGATTGCCGGCTGTCTGGCTTCCTTATGGCGTGCACGGAGTATCCACTTCTGAACTGATCCTTGATAATACAAAAGGAGATTTTGGCCCGTTTACCGGACAGGTCTTTGTGGGTGACCAGGGACAAAGTAATATCATGCGTGTTGTTCTGGAAAAAGTTAAAGGTGAATACCAGGGCGCTTCTATTGGTTTCCGTAGCGGTTTCCAGTCGGGTGTGTTGCGTATGGCTTTTGATAAAGACGGTTCTATGTTTGTAGGAGAAACTAATCGCGGCTGGGGATCGGCCGGAGATGCCAACCAGGGATTGCAGCGTTTGGTTTGGAATGGTAAAATGCCGTTCGAAATGTATACCGTTAAAGCAATGCCAGATGGTTTCGAGATCGAATTCACGATGCCGGTTGACCGTAAATCTGCCGAAGACCTGGATTCTTATAAAGTGAGCAGCTATATCTACAAACACTATCCCGTTTACGGAAGTCCTCCGGTTAATTCTGAGGACTTGACGATTAAAGGCGTAAAATTATCGGAAGACGGTAAAAAAGTAAGAGTAGTTGTTGACGGATTGCGCCAGTATTATGTACACAAAATACAGCTGGAAGGTGTTCGTTCTGCCACCAACTCATGGTCACTGGTACATGCCGATGCTTATTATACGCTGAATAATATTCCGGATGGAGAAAAATTAAAAGTATCAGAGTTGAAAACCACCAAGTCGGGAGTCGCCAAAGCAGCGGTTGAAACAACCGTAAAAGAACACGTTTCACCCGATGGCAAAGGCAAAACAACTGCCGCAGCAGGAAAGGCACCAACATGGGAAGAAGTGAAACCATTGCTGGCAAAAAACACCTGTCTGGCCTGCCATGCAGCCGACAAAAAAGTAGTTGGCCCGTCCTATCTGGATGTTGCCAAACGCAAGTATACCAATGAAAAGATAGTTGAACTGATATACGCTCCAAAACCAGAAAACTGGCCTGATTTCGCAACACCCATGGCTCCAATGCCACAGGTGCCCAAGGCTGACGCTGTGAAGATTGCGGCTTGGATTAATAGTTTGGGGAAGTAA
- a CDS encoding DUF1080 domain-containing protein: MKKLILTAFSLATAFVAHAQLQPTKQTPESSELWTPVPRLVTPGKPSAVGSGFTAPSDAIVLFDGKNLDSWVSGNEGGGPAPWTVADGALTCAPKKGDIVTKQSFSDYQLHIEWRAPAKVDGNGQGRGNSGIFMQGIYELQVLDSYNNPTYVNGQAGSIYKQTMPLVNPVVGPGEWQTYDVVYTAPHFNKDGQMVIPPYITVLLNGVLVQNHTAIQGTTPYVGQPMITPHGPGPIKLQDHNNTTSFRNVWIREI; the protein is encoded by the coding sequence ATGAAAAAGTTAATCCTAACCGCGTTCAGTTTAGCAACCGCTTTTGTCGCGCATGCCCAGCTACAACCTACTAAACAAACACCTGAATCAAGCGAATTATGGACTCCGGTTCCACGTTTGGTAACACCTGGAAAACCATCTGCGGTGGGTTCCGGCTTTACGGCACCTTCGGATGCGATAGTTTTATTTGATGGTAAAAATCTGGACAGCTGGGTTTCTGGTAATGAAGGAGGTGGGCCTGCTCCATGGACAGTTGCAGACGGCGCGTTAACCTGTGCACCTAAAAAAGGAGATATTGTGACCAAACAAAGTTTCTCGGATTACCAGCTTCATATCGAATGGCGTGCTCCTGCAAAAGTAGACGGAAACGGCCAGGGACGAGGTAACAGCGGTATTTTTATGCAGGGGATTTATGAACTTCAGGTACTTGACAGTTACAACAACCCAACGTATGTGAACGGACAGGCGGGATCAATCTACAAACAAACAATGCCATTGGTAAATCCGGTTGTAGGGCCAGGTGAATGGCAGACTTATGATGTAGTTTATACAGCACCGCATTTTAACAAAGACGGCCAGATGGTTATTCCTCCATATATCACCGTACTTTTAAATGGTGTTCTGGTTCAGAACCATACGGCGATTCAGGGAACAACTCCTTATGTTGGACAGCCTATGATTACGCCTCACGGACCAGGACCAATTAAACTTCAGGATCACAATAATACCACCAGCTTCCGTAATGTCTGGATCCGTGAAATATAA
- a CDS encoding MGH1-like glycoside hydrolase domain-containing protein: protein MNKLLTLLLSCLLFNSAASKAVYIKESNPVKASGVYCPNPPTDSIPKRENINGNDVIPILSFPGITQVDFKDAFDVLDECLVMDPGFGFKYPFIAPGGHYGQCWWQLDGSISMNATKWSNQKFSENMVRGFIGVQKPDGRIPLYGYDKVPNFPTCSSLPKFFQSAYNVLKHTDDKELITATYNSLKLYLNWWLSDARRDKETGLITGVFEESFPPFENRLKAVSQVDLNVEVVAGCHDLALLAGQLDLNEDFKKFNELEKELKHSINTYMWDDNTGAFYAYLIHEKKRDDKLICYTFDPFRHQTATPEKIQKMLRMLTDNRYFNWEGNAITSVAKTDKIYVETVGDYNGNPSWSGDIWTLRNEAVIKGLEDIGRYDLASELALKTVRMFNSNYTEFLKTSDASGQGVKRYAWSAAQYIQILIENIFGVDYNRFTKTITIKPNLNALEDGNIALEKLLLPNGSRLNLYISKKSGSVNVKYKLTGKANDMNIVVALPMNGKAIQSITDGQNKSLKFVKVSQNTANTYQVNHGKKNMGEFNFISEI, encoded by the coding sequence ATGAATAAATTACTAACTCTCCTCCTCTCCTGCCTTCTTTTTAATAGTGCTGCCAGTAAAGCAGTTTATATTAAAGAATCCAATCCGGTTAAAGCTTCCGGCGTTTACTGTCCAAATCCACCAACCGATTCCATCCCTAAAAGAGAAAACATTAATGGCAATGACGTTATTCCAATCCTTTCTTTTCCGGGAATAACGCAGGTGGATTTTAAGGATGCGTTTGATGTTTTGGATGAATGTCTGGTGATGGATCCGGGTTTTGGATTTAAGTATCCGTTTATTGCTCCCGGCGGGCATTACGGGCAATGCTGGTGGCAGCTCGATGGTTCTATCAGTATGAATGCTACCAAATGGTCGAACCAGAAATTTTCTGAAAATATGGTAAGGGGATTTATTGGTGTGCAGAAGCCGGACGGGCGCATTCCATTATATGGATATGATAAAGTACCAAACTTTCCAACGTGCAGTTCTTTACCAAAATTTTTCCAGAGCGCCTATAATGTGCTTAAACATACGGATGATAAGGAACTTATAACTGCAACCTATAACAGTTTAAAACTTTATCTGAACTGGTGGCTGTCGGACGCGAGGCGCGATAAAGAAACAGGACTGATCACAGGCGTTTTTGAAGAATCTTTCCCACCTTTTGAAAACCGGCTGAAAGCCGTCTCGCAAGTGGATCTGAATGTGGAAGTAGTTGCAGGCTGTCACGATCTGGCTTTGCTTGCTGGTCAACTTGATTTAAATGAAGATTTCAAAAAATTTAATGAACTGGAAAAAGAGCTTAAACACAGCATTAATACATACATGTGGGATGACAATACCGGTGCTTTTTATGCTTATCTGATCCATGAGAAAAAGCGGGACGACAAGCTGATATGTTACACATTCGATCCGTTCAGGCACCAGACCGCAACACCGGAAAAAATCCAGAAAATGCTCCGGATGCTGACAGATAATAGGTATTTCAACTGGGAAGGGAATGCAATTACAAGCGTTGCCAAAACGGATAAAATCTATGTGGAAACGGTGGGTGATTATAATGGTAATCCATCCTGGTCGGGTGATATATGGACGTTGCGTAACGAGGCGGTAATAAAAGGACTGGAAGACATTGGCAGATATGACCTGGCTTCTGAATTAGCTTTAAAAACGGTCAGGATGTTTAATTCAAATTATACAGAATTCCTGAAAACTTCGGATGCAAGTGGCCAGGGTGTAAAACGTTATGCGTGGAGCGCAGCACAATATATCCAGATCCTGATTGAAAATATTTTTGGCGTTGATTATAACCGGTTTACCAAAACGATCACCATTAAGCCCAATCTGAATGCATTAGAAGATGGAAATATTGCACTGGAAAAACTGTTGCTACCAAATGGCAGCCGTTTAAACCTTTACATTTCAAAAAAATCCGGTTCTGTTAATGTAAAATATAAACTGACAGGAAAAGCAAACGATATGAATATTGTAGTGGCTCTTCCGATGAACGGAAAGGCTATTCAAAGCATTACAGATGGTCAAAATAAATCGCTGAAATTCGTAAAAGTGTCGCAGAATACAGCAAATACTTACCAGGTAAATCATGGCAAAAAAAATATGGGCGAATTCAACTTCATTTCGGAAATATAA
- a CDS encoding family 16 glycoside hydrolase, protein MFKFSSNFLHFLVLGLVVITQSAFAQQTIPLNDLSAFTNKSGNWKIVGNASADISRENVLTTTPGKGVLACIHEKGKYGAEYELISNLKHGDLDIELDFMLSKGSNSGIYLQGNYEVQLFDSWGKKSAKYNDCGGIYERWNDAKPEGEKGYEGYAPRFNVAKAPGLWQNIKISYQAPRFDSNGKKISNAVFLSIVLNGTIIHENVEVSGPTRGSLTAEDVAMGPLRFQGDHGSLAIKNIVINNFDKKPGTLSDLNYKTYYGSLMETDDLSKLTPAETGKAETLTWEVLKENNNFSLVYTGKYNAPTAGDYNFRLQAAGNSYLKIDGKLVITPAWNENYREGKVNLKAGDHTVEIFNNKRDGWLKPALGLLVSGPGFREVTYNTKSSAMAGNATDPILIAAATNTVTRSFMDFKKDESSKKQRVVHAVSVGSPANLHYTYDLDKGTILQVWRGEFLDATPMWHDRGDGSSRPRGSVTVLGDDMLLGKSSGQSKWVTDTTGSGYRPKGYVLDDSDVPTFQYLAFGSPVTDYISVVNNQYFERIIKVINPVKDLVARVADGSSIEKVSDGLYAINGKSYYIQLADKNVKPEIRSANGQQELLIPVSNGEVKYAILF, encoded by the coding sequence ATGTTTAAATTTAGCAGTAATTTTTTACATTTTTTGGTGCTGGGACTGGTCGTAATCACACAATCAGCCTTTGCACAGCAAACCATCCCTCTCAACGATCTTAGTGCATTTACTAACAAATCCGGCAACTGGAAAATAGTTGGCAATGCTTCAGCAGATATTTCAAGGGAAAATGTACTAACGACCACACCAGGAAAAGGAGTTCTGGCGTGTATTCATGAAAAAGGAAAGTATGGCGCAGAGTATGAGCTCATCTCGAATCTCAAACATGGTGACCTTGATATTGAGCTGGATTTCATGCTTTCCAAAGGATCTAATTCAGGAATTTATCTTCAGGGCAATTACGAAGTACAATTATTTGACAGCTGGGGAAAGAAATCCGCTAAGTATAACGACTGCGGTGGAATTTACGAACGCTGGAACGACGCAAAACCAGAAGGCGAAAAAGGTTACGAAGGTTACGCACCGCGTTTCAATGTAGCAAAAGCACCCGGACTATGGCAAAATATCAAAATCTCTTATCAGGCACCACGCTTTGACTCAAACGGTAAAAAGATATCCAACGCGGTATTTCTTTCAATCGTTTTGAACGGTACTATTATTCATGAAAATGTAGAAGTAAGCGGACCGACCCGCGGATCGCTGACAGCAGAAGATGTGGCGATGGGCCCGCTTCGTTTCCAGGGTGATCATGGTTCTTTGGCGATCAAAAATATTGTGATCAATAATTTTGATAAAAAACCGGGAACGTTATCAGACCTGAACTACAAAACCTATTATGGCAGTTTGATGGAAACAGATGATCTGTCTAAACTTACGCCTGCCGAAACCGGAAAAGCAGAAACACTTACCTGGGAAGTTTTGAAAGAGAACAACAATTTTTCACTGGTGTATACCGGAAAATACAATGCTCCAACTGCTGGTGATTACAATTTCCGCTTGCAGGCAGCCGGAAATTCCTATTTGAAAATTGATGGCAAACTGGTAATTACTCCGGCATGGAATGAAAACTATCGCGAAGGAAAAGTGAATTTGAAAGCTGGTGATCATACAGTCGAAATTTTTAACAATAAAAGAGACGGCTGGCTGAAACCCGCTCTGGGACTTTTGGTAAGCGGCCCTGGTTTCAGGGAAGTAACCTATAATACGAAAAGCTCGGCCATGGCTGGCAATGCAACTGACCCAATCCTGATCGCAGCTGCTACCAATACCGTTACGCGTAGTTTTATGGATTTCAAAAAAGATGAGTCTTCCAAAAAACAACGTGTTGTTCATGCCGTTTCGGTAGGGAGCCCGGCTAATCTTCATTACACTTACGATCTGGATAAAGGAACGATCTTACAGGTTTGGCGTGGCGAATTTCTGGACGCAACGCCAATGTGGCACGATCGCGGCGACGGTTCTTCACGACCACGCGGAAGTGTAACAGTTTTGGGAGATGATATGCTTCTGGGTAAAAGCAGCGGACAATCCAAATGGGTAACGGATACGACCGGCAGCGGTTACCGCCCGAAAGGTTATGTACTGGACGATTCAGATGTGCCCACTTTCCAGTATCTGGCATTTGGTTCGCCTGTAACGGATTACATTTCTGTGGTAAACAACCAGTATTTCGAGCGTATTATCAAAGTGATCAATCCGGTAAAGGATCTGGTAGCAAGAGTAGCTGACGGTTCTTCGATCGAAAAAGTTTCTGACGGACTTTATGCCATTAACGGCAAATCGTATTATATCCAGCTCGCAGATAAAAATGTTAAACCGGAGATCAGAAGCGCAAACGGGCAACAGGAATTACTGATTCCGGTGAGTAACGGTGAGGTGAAATACGCAATCCTGTTCTGA